One part of the Sorangiineae bacterium MSr11954 genome encodes these proteins:
- a CDS encoding M20/M25/M40 family metallo-hydrolase — protein MTLRKIRWRKAQEIRSMRKFLMAVPLVLFTVPAAAQQAAAPQADDMNRVMDQGLQHSHVMQTAEYLMDSIGGRLTNSPQMRQAEGWTQAQFRSWGLKNVHKEGFPFGRGWSIQWSSVRMVMPRVIQLTAMPLAWTPGTNGTIRAPIVVAPMKRERDFEPWRGKLAGKVVLVSLPGDGDEPGDPAFKRLKDDDIHKLDRIEQPDVDPAARERQLKRFKFRAKLDAFLKSERAVAWVRKSYRDGKLLHGESFAYRVGDTPALPGIEVAAEDYRRLARLAKVGPAPTIEINSTVKFDDSDINAYNIFGEIPGSDPRAGYVMAGAHLDSWVAGDGAADNGAGTAVVMEAARILATIGIKPRRTIRFALWAGEEQGCLGSLSYVEKYLATRIPANAPDGNDQWLRWDQWFPIKPRPGYKDLVAYFNIDNGSGKVRGIHAEGNVAAVPLLREWLQPFASMGANAVVASPTRDTDHEFMQAVGVPGYQFVQDPLDYSSRIHHSSIDTFDHLKAEDMRQASVILAGLLLQSANSDKTLPRMPLPTQSAPTNPFKYEDPSDD, from the coding sequence ATGACGCTTCGCAAAATTCGATGGCGAAAGGCGCAGGAGATCCGCAGCATGCGTAAGTTCTTGATGGCAGTGCCGCTCGTCTTGTTCACGGTTCCCGCCGCCGCCCAGCAAGCCGCCGCCCCCCAAGCCGACGATATGAACCGGGTGATGGATCAAGGCCTCCAACACTCGCACGTGATGCAAACCGCCGAGTACCTCATGGACTCCATCGGCGGCCGCTTGACCAACTCACCGCAAATGCGCCAGGCGGAAGGCTGGACGCAGGCGCAGTTCCGGAGCTGGGGGCTCAAGAACGTCCACAAAGAGGGTTTTCCGTTTGGCCGGGGCTGGTCGATCCAATGGTCCAGCGTGCGCATGGTGATGCCCCGTGTCATCCAGCTTACCGCCATGCCCCTCGCATGGACGCCGGGCACCAATGGCACAATCCGCGCGCCCATCGTGGTGGCGCCCATGAAACGCGAGCGTGATTTCGAGCCGTGGCGCGGAAAGCTCGCCGGTAAGGTCGTGCTCGTATCCCTTCCTGGCGATGGCGACGAGCCTGGCGACCCGGCCTTCAAGCGGCTCAAAGACGACGACATCCACAAGCTCGATCGCATCGAGCAGCCTGACGTGGATCCGGCGGCGCGCGAACGTCAGCTCAAACGCTTCAAGTTCCGAGCCAAGCTCGATGCATTTCTCAAGTCCGAGCGCGCCGTGGCTTGGGTGCGCAAGTCGTATCGCGACGGTAAGCTGCTGCACGGCGAGAGCTTTGCCTACCGCGTTGGAGACACCCCGGCGCTGCCCGGCATCGAGGTCGCGGCCGAAGATTATCGCCGGCTGGCGCGGCTCGCCAAGGTCGGGCCCGCGCCCACCATCGAGATCAACAGCACCGTCAAGTTCGACGACAGCGACATCAACGCGTACAATATTTTCGGCGAGATTCCCGGCAGCGATCCGCGCGCGGGCTATGTCATGGCCGGAGCGCACCTCGATAGCTGGGTCGCGGGCGATGGCGCTGCGGACAATGGCGCGGGGACGGCGGTGGTGATGGAAGCGGCGCGCATCCTGGCGACCATCGGGATCAAGCCGCGGCGCACCATCCGGTTCGCGCTGTGGGCCGGCGAAGAACAAGGTTGCCTCGGCTCCTTGTCGTACGTGGAAAAGTACCTGGCGACCCGCATCCCGGCGAATGCCCCCGATGGGAACGACCAATGGCTCCGTTGGGATCAGTGGTTCCCGATCAAGCCGCGACCGGGTTACAAAGACCTCGTCGCGTATTTCAATATCGACAATGGCTCGGGCAAAGTCCGCGGCATCCACGCCGAGGGAAATGTCGCCGCGGTCCCGCTCTTGCGCGAGTGGCTGCAGCCGTTCGCGAGCATGGGTGCCAACGCCGTCGTTGCATCGCCCACCCGGGACACCGACCATGAGTTCATGCAGGCGGTCGGTGTCCCCGGCTATCAGTTCGTTCAGGACCCTCTCGATTACTCATCGCGCATTCATCACAGCAGCATCGATACATTCGATCACCTGAAGGCCGAGGACATGCGGCAAGCTTCCGTCATCCTCGCCGGCCTTCTGCTCCAATCGGCCAATAGCGACAAGACTTTGCCGCGCATGCCGCTGCCCACCCAGAGCGCCCCGACGAACCCGTTCAAGTACGAGGATCCCAGCGACGATTGA
- a CDS encoding M48 family metalloprotease encodes MTSHRRHALFPNIGFALFVVAVLMNLAILAGARSAHASKRDANGRDADYEERVTAELAAESPDAARTFTEATAAQDRGDLPSAHRGFERVIQLLPNNPHAYRRLCHVELRENQDDLALTHCRRAVSLRDLPESESALAGALIGQAKPGKNDLDEAYQHAKRAVEARPDDAIILLTMMHVAFMRKDLPEAKRYGEHLRKIAPDDAETHYAWAIIAAAEGRWTAAHESLEAAKQRGMPEDAYRNLAKKIDEAERSGLGYYAIRGAWILGLWVVGFGLLVGLGWVLSRLVLQAAEKISAAGEKHASAPALLRRVYRAVIWLTCMYFYASLPVVLLGVFAGVGGIFYGFLVIGQIPIKLVLILGLVALVSLWAVLKSLWAIVAPRTLEDPGMPLDLAAEPRLRSVLQEVADRVGTRMVDRVFLTTGTDLAVTERSQGFFKLGARSERHLILGAAVLEGMPVRAFKAVLAHEYGHFKNEDTAGGGFALTMQRSLVTMILELARGGAAHALSPAWWFVRGFHPLFLRISHGASRLQEILADRWAALAYGSESFERGLRHVIDRSIRFDAHASAALKEVIEKKVAVANFYTYTPETQTSEKDLADEFEKVYSRAASPYDSHPPANQRIAWVNALAVQGEPAGAGEEGEAWSLFGNRAGLEEQMTLRIRDNLAGQGIFLADT; translated from the coding sequence ATGACGTCACACAGACGACACGCGCTTTTTCCAAACATCGGATTTGCCCTGTTCGTGGTGGCTGTCCTGATGAACCTGGCCATCCTCGCAGGAGCGAGATCCGCCCACGCGAGCAAGCGCGATGCGAACGGGCGGGACGCGGACTACGAGGAAAGGGTCACCGCCGAGCTGGCGGCGGAGAGCCCCGACGCGGCGCGCACCTTTACCGAGGCAACGGCGGCCCAGGACCGGGGGGATTTGCCTTCGGCGCATCGGGGCTTCGAGCGCGTCATTCAGCTGCTGCCGAACAACCCCCACGCCTACCGCCGGCTGTGCCATGTCGAGCTCCGGGAAAACCAAGACGACCTCGCGCTGACGCACTGCCGGCGCGCCGTCAGCCTACGCGATTTGCCCGAGAGCGAGAGCGCGTTGGCAGGGGCGCTCATCGGGCAGGCAAAGCCCGGAAAGAACGATCTCGACGAAGCCTACCAGCACGCCAAACGAGCCGTCGAAGCGCGTCCGGACGACGCGATCATCCTCCTGACGATGATGCACGTGGCGTTCATGCGGAAGGATCTGCCGGAGGCCAAACGCTACGGCGAGCACTTGAGGAAGATCGCCCCCGACGACGCCGAAACCCACTACGCGTGGGCCATCATCGCCGCGGCCGAAGGCCGATGGACCGCGGCTCACGAGTCCCTCGAAGCCGCCAAGCAACGCGGCATGCCCGAGGATGCGTATCGAAACCTCGCGAAGAAGATCGACGAGGCGGAGAGGTCCGGCTTGGGGTACTACGCCATCCGCGGCGCGTGGATCCTGGGGCTCTGGGTCGTGGGGTTCGGGCTGCTGGTGGGCCTCGGGTGGGTGCTCAGCCGGCTGGTGCTGCAGGCCGCCGAGAAAATATCGGCAGCCGGTGAGAAGCATGCGTCGGCTCCGGCGCTCCTGCGACGCGTGTATCGCGCGGTGATTTGGCTTACGTGCATGTATTTCTATGCGTCGCTGCCTGTGGTCCTTTTGGGGGTCTTCGCCGGGGTGGGCGGCATTTTTTATGGCTTTTTGGTCATCGGGCAGATCCCGATCAAGCTCGTGCTCATCCTGGGCTTGGTGGCGCTCGTCAGCCTGTGGGCGGTGCTCAAATCGCTCTGGGCCATCGTGGCCCCGCGCACCCTCGAGGACCCGGGCATGCCGCTCGATCTCGCCGCCGAGCCGCGGCTCCGGAGCGTTCTCCAAGAGGTGGCCGATCGGGTCGGGACACGCATGGTCGACCGCGTCTTCTTGACCACGGGCACCGATCTGGCGGTGACCGAACGCAGCCAAGGCTTTTTCAAGCTGGGCGCCCGATCGGAGCGTCACTTGATCCTCGGGGCGGCCGTGCTCGAAGGGATGCCGGTTCGCGCGTTCAAGGCCGTTTTGGCGCACGAATATGGGCACTTCAAAAATGAAGATACGGCCGGTGGTGGGTTTGCGCTCACCATGCAACGCTCGCTCGTCACCATGATCCTCGAGCTGGCCCGGGGCGGCGCCGCACATGCGCTCAGCCCCGCGTGGTGGTTCGTGCGCGGATTTCATCCGCTCTTCTTGCGAATTTCGCACGGCGCGTCGCGCTTGCAAGAGATCCTGGCGGACCGCTGGGCGGCGCTCGCCTACGGCTCCGAGTCGTTCGAGCGCGGCCTCCGCCATGTGATCGATCGATCCATCCGGTTCGATGCGCACGCGAGCGCCGCGCTCAAGGAGGTCATCGAAAAGAAGGTGGCCGTCGCGAACTTCTATACCTACACGCCCGAAACGCAAACATCGGAGAAAGACCTGGCCGACGAGTTCGAGAAGGTCTACTCGCGGGCGGCATCCCCTTACGATAGCCACCCTCCCGCCAATCAGCGCATCGCCTGGGTCAACGCCCTCGCGGTGCAGGGCGAGCCCGCCGGGGCGGGGGAAGAGGGCGAGGCTTGGTCCCTGTTCGGCAATCGCGCGGGCCTCGAAGAGCAGATGACCCTGCGAATCCGCGACAACCTCGCCGGCCAAGGTATTTTCCTGGCCGATACCTGA
- a CDS encoding TetR/AcrR family transcriptional regulator, which translates to MSREGAERLTTNRAAAVAGVSIGSLYQYFPDKEALIAEVRRRHDDAFRERLLALTATIQDLPLEEAIARCVLALIELHREDPALHNAVAAAGVQDGERRLLHQLAASWLQARRGEVRSTNLALAAEIALDAAESLVHGAALRTPERLANPEFAKEVIDLLRRYLSR; encoded by the coding sequence TTGAGCCGCGAGGGGGCGGAGCGGCTGACCACCAACCGCGCGGCCGCGGTGGCGGGCGTTTCGATCGGATCGCTCTATCAATACTTCCCCGACAAGGAGGCCCTCATCGCGGAGGTCCGCCGGCGTCACGACGACGCCTTTCGAGAACGCCTCCTCGCGCTGACCGCGACGATTCAGGACCTGCCGCTCGAGGAGGCCATCGCGCGCTGCGTGCTCGCCCTCATCGAACTGCACCGCGAAGATCCGGCGCTGCACAACGCGGTGGCCGCCGCCGGCGTGCAGGACGGCGAACGACGGCTGCTGCACCAGCTGGCCGCGAGCTGGCTCCAAGCGCGCCGCGGCGAGGTGCGCTCGACGAACCTGGCGCTCGCCGCCGAGATCGCGCTGGACGCAGCCGAGTCGCTCGTTCATGGCGCCGCGCTGCGGACCCCCGAGCGGCTGGCCAATCCGGAGTTTGCCAAAGAGGTCATCGATCTGCTGAGGCGTTATCTGAGCCGCTGA
- a CDS encoding methyltransferase domain-containing protein: protein MLPAKMKTRLHDWVTAAAGITALAGLGALVLRQRTAAAICASACLATILAARWSSQRTPSPMPYTLRWVLYLPRWPLSVGRLREALGVRPGERVLELGPGVGIYSLPMASTLVPGGSLEVLDIQSEMLATLRYRAERAGIGNIVTTQGDAQHLPYPDAAFDAAYVIGVLGELPDPEAALNELRRVLKPNGRLVVGEALVVDPDGVRLAPLCDMAARAGFVFERKLGLRAAYFAAFSSPSTASTPSPPA, encoded by the coding sequence ATGCTCCCTGCGAAAATGAAGACACGACTGCACGACTGGGTGACCGCGGCCGCCGGGATCACCGCGCTCGCCGGGCTGGGGGCCCTGGTGCTTCGCCAGCGGACCGCGGCCGCCATCTGCGCATCGGCGTGTCTGGCGACGATCCTCGCCGCGCGCTGGTCGAGCCAGCGGACTCCGAGCCCCATGCCGTACACCTTGCGCTGGGTGCTCTACTTGCCCCGCTGGCCGCTCTCGGTGGGCCGCCTGCGCGAGGCGCTCGGTGTTCGCCCCGGGGAGCGCGTCCTCGAGCTGGGACCCGGCGTGGGGATCTATTCGCTCCCGATGGCCTCGACGCTCGTACCCGGCGGTTCGCTGGAGGTGCTCGACATCCAGTCCGAGATGCTCGCCACCCTTCGGTACCGCGCGGAGCGAGCCGGGATCGGCAACATCGTCACCACCCAAGGCGACGCGCAGCATCTGCCGTACCCCGACGCCGCCTTCGACGCGGCGTACGTGATCGGCGTGCTCGGGGAGCTGCCCGATCCGGAGGCCGCGCTGAACGAGCTCCGTCGCGTGCTCAAGCCGAACGGCCGCCTCGTGGTGGGGGAGGCGCTGGTGGTCGATCCCGACGGCGTGCGCCTCGCGCCGCTGTGCGACATGGCCGCGCGCGCCGGCTTCGTCTTCGAGCGCAAGCTCGGCCTGCGCGCCGCCTACTTCGCGGCGTTTTCGTCGCCCTCGACCGCCTCGACTCCATCGCCTCCCGCGTGA